The following are encoded in a window of Mustela nigripes isolate SB6536 chromosome 1, MUSNIG.SB6536, whole genome shotgun sequence genomic DNA:
- the ABRAXAS1 gene encoding BRCA1-A complex subunit Abraxas 1 isoform X1 → MDDVEVIYTIDIQKYIPCYQLFSFYNSSGELNEQALKKILSSVKKAVVGWYKFRRHSDQIMTFRERLLHKNLQNHLSSRELVFLLLTPSIITESCSTHRLEHALYKPQKGLFHRIPLVVANLGMSEQLGYKTMSGSCESAGFSRAVKTHSSEFFTEDGSLKEVHKINEMYASLQEELKSICKKVEHSERAVEKLLKDVTRLKREIKKRKQAQIQVARENIEKDPQENIFLCQALRTFFPDCEFLHSCVISLKNRHISKSSCTANHQLDVIDNLTLMVEYADIPEASAASGVPQIIKRKALDTDDGWQFKKSRPLEIQNKPSKTDTDSSNQEKASTMSSPETDEDVEKMKGSGEYPQSPTF, encoded by the exons CTTTTATAATTCTTCTGGTGAACTAAATGAGCAGGCactgaagaaaatattatcaaGTGTCAAAAAG GCTGTGGTTGGTTGGTACAAATTCCGACGTCATTCAGACCAGATCATGACATTCAGAGAGCGACTGCTTCACAAAAACTTACAAAATCACCTCTCAAGCCGGGAACTTGTTTTTCTACTGTTAACACCAAGCATAATAACGGAAAGCTGCTCTACTCACCGGCTGGAGCATGCCTTATATAAACCTCAGAAGGG actttttcacAGGATACCATTAGTGGTGGCCAATCTGGGCATGTCGGAACAGCTGGGTTATAAAACCATGTCAGGTTCCTGTGAGTCTGCTGGTTTTAGCCGAGCAGTAAAAACACACAG CTCTGAATTTTTTACAGAGGATGGATCTTTAAAGgaggtacataaaataaatgaaatgtatgcTTCTTTACAAGAGGAATTAAAG AGTATATGCAAGAAAGTAGAGCACAGTGAGCGAGCGGTAGAGAAACTACTAAAGGACGTAACTAGATTGAAacgggaaattaaaaaaagaaaacaggcacaAATTCAAGTAGCAC gagAGAACATAGAAAAAGACCCTCAggagaacatttttctttgtcaaGCTTTACGGACCTTTTTTCCAGATTGTGAATTTCTTCATTCATGTGTTATCTCCTTGAAAAATAGGCATATTTCTAAAAGTAGCTGTACTGCTAACCACCAACTCGATGTGATAGACAACCTAACCTTAATGGTAGAATACGCTGACATTCCTGAAGCTAGTGCGGCTAGTGGTGTGCCGCAGATCATTAAACGTAAAGCTTTAGATACCGATGATGGATGGCAGTTCAAGAAGTCACGGCCATTAGAGATACAAAACAAACCATCTAAAACAGATACTGATAGTAGTAATCAAGAAAAAGCATCCACGATGAGCAGCCCTGAAACAGATGAAGACGTTGAAAAAATGAAGGGTTCTGGTGAATATCCACAGTCTCCTACATTTTGA
- the ABRAXAS1 gene encoding BRCA1-A complex subunit Abraxas 1 isoform X2, protein MTFRERLLHKNLQNHLSSRELVFLLLTPSIITESCSTHRLEHALYKPQKGLFHRIPLVVANLGMSEQLGYKTMSGSCESAGFSRAVKTHSSEFFTEDGSLKEVHKINEMYASLQEELKSICKKVEHSERAVEKLLKDVTRLKREIKKRKQAQIQVARENIEKDPQENIFLCQALRTFFPDCEFLHSCVISLKNRHISKSSCTANHQLDVIDNLTLMVEYADIPEASAASGVPQIIKRKALDTDDGWQFKKSRPLEIQNKPSKTDTDSSNQEKASTMSSPETDEDVEKMKGSGEYPQSPTF, encoded by the exons ATGACATTCAGAGAGCGACTGCTTCACAAAAACTTACAAAATCACCTCTCAAGCCGGGAACTTGTTTTTCTACTGTTAACACCAAGCATAATAACGGAAAGCTGCTCTACTCACCGGCTGGAGCATGCCTTATATAAACCTCAGAAGGG actttttcacAGGATACCATTAGTGGTGGCCAATCTGGGCATGTCGGAACAGCTGGGTTATAAAACCATGTCAGGTTCCTGTGAGTCTGCTGGTTTTAGCCGAGCAGTAAAAACACACAG CTCTGAATTTTTTACAGAGGATGGATCTTTAAAGgaggtacataaaataaatgaaatgtatgcTTCTTTACAAGAGGAATTAAAG AGTATATGCAAGAAAGTAGAGCACAGTGAGCGAGCGGTAGAGAAACTACTAAAGGACGTAACTAGATTGAAacgggaaattaaaaaaagaaaacaggcacaAATTCAAGTAGCAC gagAGAACATAGAAAAAGACCCTCAggagaacatttttctttgtcaaGCTTTACGGACCTTTTTTCCAGATTGTGAATTTCTTCATTCATGTGTTATCTCCTTGAAAAATAGGCATATTTCTAAAAGTAGCTGTACTGCTAACCACCAACTCGATGTGATAGACAACCTAACCTTAATGGTAGAATACGCTGACATTCCTGAAGCTAGTGCGGCTAGTGGTGTGCCGCAGATCATTAAACGTAAAGCTTTAGATACCGATGATGGATGGCAGTTCAAGAAGTCACGGCCATTAGAGATACAAAACAAACCATCTAAAACAGATACTGATAGTAGTAATCAAGAAAAAGCATCCACGATGAGCAGCCCTGAAACAGATGAAGACGTTGAAAAAATGAAGGGTTCTGGTGAATATCCACAGTCTCCTACATTTTGA